A segment of the Desulfovibrio sp. genome:
GGAATCGGCTTCTACCGCATCATGATCAAGTGGGGCGTCATCGATTCCAAGGGCCGTTTCGGCTTCAAGAAGAAAGAAAACATGCTCACGGCCATCATGATAGGCATCGGCGTGGTCACCCTGCTGCGCTTCTGGTTCCTGGCCATCAAATAAGGATAACGCCATGCAAATCTTCCAAACCGACCTTTTGTGTATCGGAGCCGGCCTGGCTGGCGAACGCGTGGCCATCGAGGCCGCTGACAACGGCTTTTCCGTCATCTGCCTCTCCCTGGTCCCGGCCAGACGCTCCCACTCCTCCGCTGCGCAGGGAGGCATGCAGGCGGCCCTGGGCAACTCGGCCATGGGCGAGGGCGACTCCCCGGACGTGCACTTCGCGGACACCGTGAAGGGCTCCGACTGGGGCGCGGACCAGGAATGCGCACGCATCTTCGCGGACACCGCCCCCATCGCAATGCGCCAGATGGCCTTCTGGGGCGTGCCCTGGAACCGCGTGGTGCCCGGCGAGCAGACCTACTACAAGGGCGGCAAGCCCTTCACCGCGTACGAGAAGCCCGAGAATGAAGGCCTTATCCACTCGCGCAGCTTCGGCGGCACCGCCAAATGGCGCACCTGCTACACGTCCGACGGTACCGGCCACGCCGTTCTCTACACCCTGGACAACCGCGCCGCCCAGATGGGCGTTGAGGTTCACGACAAGACCGAAGCCATTGCGCTTATCCACGACGGCGAGACCTGCATGGGCGCCATCGTGCGCTGCTTAAAGACCGGCGAACTGCGGGCCTACCTCTCGCGCGCCACCCTCATTGCAACCGGCGGATTCGGACGCATCTACCGCGAGTCCACCAACGCCGTGATCTGCGACGGCGGTGGTCACATCGCCGCCTTGGACACCGGCGTGGTGCCCATCGGCAACCCCGAGGCCATCCAGTTCCACCCCACGGGCATCGTGCCCACGGACATCCTGGTGACCGAGGGCTGTCGCGGCGACGGCGGCACGCTCTTGGACGTGAACCAGTACCGCTTCATGCCGGACTACGAGCCGGAAAAAGCCGAGCTGGCTTCGCGCGACGTGGTCAGCCGCCGCATGACCGAGCAC
Coding sequences within it:
- a CDS encoding fumarate reductase flavoprotein subunit produces the protein MQIFQTDLLCIGAGLAGERVAIEAADNGFSVICLSLVPARRSHSSAAQGGMQAALGNSAMGEGDSPDVHFADTVKGSDWGADQECARIFADTAPIAMRQMAFWGVPWNRVVPGEQTYYKGGKPFTAYEKPENEGLIHSRSFGGTAKWRTCYTSDGTGHAVLYTLDNRAAQMGVEVHDKTEAIALIHDGETCMGAIVRCLKTGELRAYLSRATLIATGGFGRIYRESTNAVICDGGGHIAALDTGVVPIGNPEAIQFHPTGIVPTDILVTEGCRGDGGTLLDVNQYRFMPDYEPEKAELASRDVVSRRMTEHMRKGLGVKSPYGDHLWLDIRHLGEKHISTKLREVQEICESFLGVDPVHQLIPVRPTQHYSMAGVRTNKDGAAYGLKGLYSAGEAACWDMHGFNRLGGNSLAETVVAGMHVGGKVVEFLKGTDTVFKTEAVREAHAKQEARIKALIAGTNGRENVYAVRNAMFDAIMSGAGIFRNGKDLQDSVDKLTEILQRARKVGLRSNGLGANQELSLALKIEGMVKLAQCVCYGALKRTESRGAHTREDFPERNDRDWLNRTLATWAKPSDDLPTLNYEPATHVFEIPPGERGYGGGKIIPMDNAPTAKPKGKKA